In the genome of Polaromonas vacuolata, the window CCAAGGCTGGCCCCGATACCACGCATGGGCAGCCATGCGCAGCATGGGCTTGTCGCCATAGGTGTCGCCATAAGCGTGCAATTCAATCGCTTCTAACGGCACTTCAAAACGCAGCGCCAGCCAAGCCTTCAGACGCACTACCTTTTGCTCACCATGGCAATTAGGGCTTTGCATCAGGCCGTTGAACACACCGTTTTTGACCGCCATCTCAGTGCATATCAAATGGTCAAAGCCTAGCTGCTGGGCAACTTCGCGCAGATAGATATCCGGCGAAGCACTCACCATCACGCAGCAGTGACCGGCCTGCTGGTGGGCTAATAATTGCGCCATAGCGTCAGGACGCAGTTGATGCCAGAAGTCTTTTGCCAACCAGCGTTGCGTCCAATCTTTCATCTGCGCCATAGTGCGGCCCTTTAACGCAAGCAACATTAGCTTTTGCTTGGCCTTGTGGTTACTCACTACGCGCAGCGCAAAACCAATCAACCACGGCAAGCACAAAAAAATAACCCACGCAAAACGCGGCCAGCCCAGACCACGAATTAAAAACGGCACAAAGGTGTCGTGCCGCGTCAGCGTGCCATCAAAATCAAATGCTGCT includes:
- a CDS encoding HAD-IB family hydrolase; amino-acid sequence: MSIKPRPVVAAFDFDGTLTRHDTFVPFLIRGLGWPRFAWVIFLCLPWLIGFALRVVSNHKAKQKLMLLALKGRTMAQMKDWTQRWLAKDFWHQLRPDAMAQLLAHQQAGHCCVMVSASPDIYLREVAQQLGFDHLICTEMAVKNGVFNGLMQSPNCHGEQKVVRLKAWLALRFEVPLEAIELHAYGDTYGDKPMLRMAAHAWYRGQPWQDE